The Sulfolobus sp. A20 genomic interval GCCTTTTCTTATAATAACCATCTAGGCCAACAAGTTTTAACGCTTCCATTGCTATCTCTTCCCTTTTACTCTTACTAACCCCTCTTGCAATTAATGGCAACTCAACGTTCTCAAGTATGGTTAATCTTGAGATGAGATTAAAGTTCTGGAAAACAAATCCTATATATTCATTCCTAATTTTTGATACCTCATTATCATCCAGTGTAGTTATGTCTTTGTCATAAATATACACCTTACCAGTAGTAGGTCTATCCAACGTACCTATTATTGACAGTAACGTTGATTTTCCGCTACCAGAAGGTCCTAATATAGCTAAAAATTCGCCCTCACTTATAGTTAAATTAATATCTCTCAATGCAACTGTTTTAACATTACCCATGTAAATTTTAGTGACGTTCTCTAACTTTATCATATGTTTTTGTATTACATGAAAGTTTATACGTGTTTTCCAAATTCGTTGCTATATAAATTTAAAAAGGTAAGCTGAATGAAGAAGATTATGAAATACACTGAAACAGCACCTAAACTTTTTATGAATACTGGAACTAGGTTTCCAAGAAGAATTGTATGGGCTGTTGGAGTAGTAAAAAAAGCTTGTGCAAAAGTTAATTCAGATCTAGGACTATTGGATAAAGATATTGCTAATGCAATTATTAAGGCTTCAGAAGAGTTAATGGAGGGAAAATTAGATGATAAGATTGTCTTAGACGTGTTCCAGACTGGATCTGGAACTGGATTAAATATGAACGTTAATGAAGTGATTGCTGAATTAGCTTCAACTTACGCTAAAGTTAAAGTTCATCCTAATGATCATGTAAATTTTGGACAGTCCTCTAATGACACAATGCCAACAACTATGAGAGTGGCAGCTGTAGCTGAGGTTAAGGAAAAATTAATCCCATCTTTGCAAAAAATAATTTCGTCTTTAAATAAAAAGAGTGAAGAATATAAGGATGTTGTCAAAGCAGGAAGAACACACTTGAGAGATGCCCTACCAGTTACGTTAGGGCAAGAACTTTCAGCTTATGCCGATGCTTTCCAACACGAATACGAACAGTTAGTCAATATACTAGAATATGTAAAGGAGTTGCCAATTGGAGGAACAGCCAC includes:
- a CDS encoding ABC transporter ATP-binding protein; the encoded protein is MIKLENVTKIYMGNVKTVALRDINLTISEGEFLAILGPSGSGKSTLLSIIGTLDRPTTGKVYIYDKDITTLDDNEVSKIRNEYIGFVFQNFNLISRLTILENVELPLIARGVSKSKREEIAMEALKLVGLDGYYKKRPNELSGGQQQRVAIARALAQNPKVLLADEPTGNLDSVNAKNIMEIFKKVNDEFNTTVIVVTHDREVASYTERKIYIRDGRIIGEEN